A window from Engraulis encrasicolus isolate BLACKSEA-1 chromosome 11, IST_EnEncr_1.0, whole genome shotgun sequence encodes these proteins:
- the june gene encoding junE proto-oncogene, AP-1 transcription factor subunit, giving the protein MTGKMETPFYHDDTPNVPNFGQMPDAYERYQAHKMMSKKNMAVAAAHHFPGGAVGSSSGLKLLQGQPGTNGNINPNSLGINSSGGPNPALMTQQELEQLIIHTNQGQGPNSGNPFMYRNQATNEQEGFADGFVKALAELHKQNQLVGAPMSPQGSYQRNLMAGGEMPIYTNLSSYNPNALTVSSSYHGQQIPYTSVGGHGGPGHSGQAPGGGGHHPHHHPHGRGGMDAPQTVPEVPHPPGADPTSSPPSLSPIDLETQERIKAERKKLRNRIAASKCRRRKLERISRLEEKVKVLKTQNSDLASTASVLREQVAQLKQKVMNHVTNGCQIAVSSASMAAESRESTSC; this is encoded by the coding sequence ATGACGGGTAAAATGGAAACACCCTTCTATCACGATGACACGCCAAATGTGCCTAACTTTGGGCAAATGCCAGATGCATATGAGCGCTACCAGGCCCACAAGATGATGAGCAAGAAGAACATGGCGGTGGCGGCTGCCCACCACTTCCCCGGCGGCGCCGTGGGCAGCTCCTCGGGCCTCAAGCTGCTCCAGGGCCAGCCGGGCACCAACGGCAACATCAACCCCAACAGCCTGGGCATCAACAGCAGCGGCGGCCCAAACCCTGCTCTCATGACGCAGCAGGAACTGGAGCAGCTCATCATCCACACCAACCAGGGCCAAGGGCCCAACTCGGGCAACCCCTTCATGTACCGTAACCAGGCCACCAACGAGCAGGAAGGCTTCGCCGACGGCTTCGTCAAGGCCCTGGCCGAGCTGCACAAGCAGAACCAGCTGGTCGGGGCGCCCATGTCCCCCCAGGGCTCCTACCAGAGGAACCTCATGGCCGGAGGGGAAATGCCCATCTACACCAACCTCAGCAGCTACAACCCCAACGCCCTGACCGTCTCGTCTTCATACCACGGCCAGCAGATCCCCTACACATCAGTAGGGGGCCACGGTGGCCCTGGACACAGCGGTCAGGCCCCCGGCGGCGGCGGCCACCACCCGCACCACCACCCGCACGGCCGGGGCGGCATGGACGCGCCGCAGACGGTGCCCGAGGTGCCGCACCCGCCGGGCGCCGACCCCACCAGCTCGCCGCCCTCGCTCTCGCCCATCGACCTGGAGACGCAGGAGCGCATCAAGGCCGAGCGCAAGAAGCTGCGCAACCGCATCGCCGCCTCCAAGTGCCGGCGGCGGAAGCTGGAGCGCATCTCACGGCTGGAGGAGAAGGTCAAGGTGCTGAAGACCCAGAACTCGGACCTGGCCTCCACGGCCAGCGTCCTGCGCGAGCAGGTGGCCCAGCTCAAGCAGAAGGTCATGAATCACGTCACCAACGGCTGCCAGATCGCCGTCAGCTCGGCCAGCATGGCCGCCGAGAGCAGGGAGAGCACCAGCTGCTGa
- the thap1 gene encoding THAP domain-containing protein 1, with amino-acid sequence MVQSCSAYGCKNRYHKDKNISFHKFPLARPDVCGKWVAAMRRNNFKPTKYSNICSQHFTKDCFKRECNNRVLKENAVPSLFSFSKIQVKPDPVQQTQPSEEVDCTLSPNTTLPETQEEEDGQSLVPQPPPPCDPEATSPGPPGLTTTTTAIALAVESRREENDDEEAEATESPDSPVSLASLQPANTSISCDHNYTVEDSLQQKRRIEQLEEQVERLQKKLKTAQQRCRRQERQLTRLKAVGGLQKQAKDLALGGESYVILPKELYDALKGIEEASTDSHL; translated from the exons ATGGTTCAGTCTTGCTCGGCGTACGGATGTAAAAATAGATACCACAAAGACAAAAATATATCTTTCCACAA ATTTCCCCTCGCCAGACCAGACGTTTGCGGAAAATGGGTTGCTGCGATGAGGAGGAACAACTTCAAACCTACAAAATACAGCAACATCTGCTCCCAGCACTTCACCAAAGACTGCTTCAAACGTGAATGCAACAACCGGGTACTGAAGGAGAATGCAGTGCCCTCTCTCTTCAGCTTCAGTAAAATCCAGGTTAAG CCAGATCCCGTGCAACAGACTCAACCTTCAGAAGAGGTGGACTGCACCCTCTCTCCCAACACCACCTTACCAGAgacccaggaggaggaggatgggcagTCTCTTGTTCCCCAACCTCCTCCACCCTGTGACCCTGAAGCCACGTCACCAGGACCCCCTGGACTgaccaccaccacaacagcaaTTGCTCTGGCTGTGGAGAGCAGACGGGAGGAGAACGACGACGAAGAGGCTGAGGCGACAGAGAGCCCGGACAGCCCGGTGAGCCTGGCGAGCCTGCAGCCGGCCAACACGTCCATCTCCTGCGACCACAACTACACGGTGGAGGACTCCCTGCAACAGAAGAGGCGCATCGAGCAGCTGGAGGAACAAGTCGAGCGTCTTCAG AAGAAGCTGAAGACGGCTCAGCAGCGGTGCCGGCGGCAGGAGCGGCAGCTGACGAGGCTGAAGGCTGTGGGCGGCCTCCAGAAGCAGGCCAAGGACCTGGCCCTGGGAGGGGAGAGCTACGTCATCCTGCCCAAGGAGCTCTACGACGCCCTCAAGGGCATCGAGGAGGCCAGCACGGACTCACACCTGTGa